The Triplophysa rosa linkage group LG25, Trosa_1v2, whole genome shotgun sequence genome window below encodes:
- the adgrg7.1 gene encoding adhesion G-protein coupled receptor G7: MNITFNEGFDQIAGFVLYDSDHFFQSQSFKSSLNTKRRVISPILSKYQDMELQFAVISLNDSTVSLHNFACVFWSYSKKDWSTEGCTKTQSFSGHVQCSCKSNRRENHLNFAILMTFNTNYRYSEALHWISVTGCSVSIVGLAVTVVYQIATRKSRGCSPTLLSVNICLSMTIFYLLFMFGINNRVQHAKEANVFAENKVPESDHKRYSDEGPCTIFTALIHYFLLATFTWNFLYGIHVFLLFKATISGPPPWFLKVSIAFGWGFPAIIVGISLGFTYRMDEPLGYRQEEFCWLASLNHKQQFDMRKPMFWAFLLPLVIMLISNTAMLLHFSHNICKTNPNLNRSRQTPLRKKLLNSFSLAVMLGLTWVTGYIMLITHEKTLNLILSIVFCVCNTTQGIQIFVLFTLKSILKSNPAVLNAVNAPDIGLRTRNFFLWKVKSPESRETYTPTNPDSVRPPHVIKESSRSLDVETADHISIKEQCNE; the protein is encoded by the exons ATGAATATTACATTCAATGAAG GTTTTGATCAAATTGCTGGGTTTGTTCTCTATGATAgtgatcatttttttcagtcaCAAAGCTTTAAATCTTCCCTGAATACCAAGAGAAGAGTGATCTCTCCTATACTGTCAAAATATCAAGACATGGAGCTTCAGTTTGCAGTTATATCATTG AATGATTCCACGGTGTCCCTCCACAActttgcatgtgtgttttgGAGTTACTCCAAAAAAGACTGGAGTACAGAAGGCTGCACGAAAACACAGAGCTTCTCGGGCCATGTACAGTGCAGCTGTAAATCTAATCGGCGTGAAAATCATTTGAACTTTGCCATCCTCATG ACTTTCAATACAAACTATCGATATTCAGAAGCATTACATTGGATCAGCGTTACCGGCTGTTCTGTGTCTATAGTGGGTCTGGCTGTCACAGTGGTTTATCAAATTGCGACCAG GAAGTCACGAGGGTGCAGCCCTACCCTGCTTTCGGTGAACATCTGCTTGAGCATGACGATTTTCTACCTTCTCTTCATGTTTGGCATAAACAATCGTGTCCAACATGCAAAAGAAGCAAatgtttttgcagaaaataaagttCCTGAGTCAGATCACAAGCGGTACTCAGACGAGGGTCCCTGCACCATATTTACAGCCTTGATTCATTACTTTTTGTTGGCCACGTTCACTTGGAATTTTCTGTATGGGATTCATGTGTTCCTCCTCTTCAAAGCGACTATTTCTGGACCACCTCCATGGTTTCTGAAGGTGTCCATAGCATTTGGCTGGG GGTTTCCAGCTATCATTGTTGGTATCTCATTGGGTTTCACTTACAGAATGGATGAGCCTTTAGGTTATCGACAAGAAGAGTT TTGCTGGCTGGCTTCTTTGAACCACAAACAGCAGTTTGATATGAGAAAGCCAATGTTCTGGGCATTTCTGCTTCCTCTGGTAATCATGCTCATCTCCAACACCGCAATGTTGCTGCATTTCTCTCACAACATCTGTAAGACCAACCCTAATTTAAACAG ATCACGACAAACTCCTCTGAGGAAGAAGCTTTTGAATAGCTTTTCTCTGGCTGTGATGCTTGGTCTGACCTGGGTCACCGGCTACATTATGCTCATCACCCATGAAAAAACTCTCAACCTCATCCTGAGCATAGTTTTCTGTGTCTGCAACACAACACAG GGCATACAGATATTCGTATTATTCACACTGAAGTCTATATTAAAATCAAATCCAGCTGTTCTGAATGCTGTGAATGCACCAGACATTGGCCTTCGCACGAGAAACTTCTTTCTATGGAAGGTTAAGTCACCGGAAAGCAGAGAAACCTACACACCCACAAATCCTGACTCTGTCAGACCACCCCATGTCATCAAAG AGAGCTCGAGATCATTGGATGTTGAAACTGCTGATCACATCAGCATTAAGGAACAATGTAATGAATAA
- the LOC130549241 gene encoding adhesion G-protein coupled receptor G7-like, which yields MPTGLDRVPDRMQGWVPAELPAGTAAGVPAGQDWFTDDSFDEEDSEKFLSGCGSVPQASAVCLNSTRSFGELQFMNCVWTLENLQDIVNASDTSVDKNWLIASSVQMLTSRPEQLTHENITSAATIARRLLSSNLLNKTIALAVVTTISQLMDAAHSQYSEDSYTAIENLTKTLEDFALHMSMNDTTSGGLVQPNLAIQYIKVPSGTPQVRFYTLTGPPETFLGLGTEAADTRSSSGYPAEIQLTLHLQKDVQKNWENRNVGIGVVMYKNDHFFKSKSFNMQIGTKRRVVSASLTDKRILDHIKFNIMPKNISGVTPHSSACVFWDYTERHWSTEGCNKILTPSGGVECKCNHTTNFAVLMSYKADYQYSEALNWISILGCSMSLVGLVLTVLYQIQTRKSRGTNSTVVLVNICVCMTVFYLIFMFAINNPVQHKDQSKSLKNVVPASDWYQELDEGPCTPVTALLQYFLLATFTWNIMYAAHVFFLIRNAVNGPPAGFLAFAITAGWGLPALIVGISLGTTYSFKDPLGYRQEEFCWLASLDKEGRFDPKRPMLWGFLLPLAVMLSFNIVVLVYFSLTICCAKPNLKSSRMTPLKKKILSSFSLAVVLGLSWVIGYFVLITHDKTLYIILSALFCLCNTTQGVQICVFFTLKPFLQKKAHYNTDLKTESKMVP from the exons atgccgacTGGACTGGACAGGGTGCCGGACAGGATGCAGGGCTGGGTGCCGGCTGAACTGCCGGCAGGGACGGCGGCTGGagtgccggctggacaggactgg TTCACGGATGACTCCTTTGATGAAGAAGATTCTGAGAAGTTTCTCTCTGGCTGTG GTAGCGTCCCACAGGCATCAGCTGTCTGTCTGAACTCCACTCGCTCATTTGGTGAACTTCAATTTATGAACTGTGTCTGGACACTGGAGAACCTGCAAGACATAGTCAAT GCATCTGACACCTCTGTGGACAAGAACTGGTTAATTGCTTCCAGTGTACAGATGCTTACATCCAGACCAGAACAATTAACCCACGAGAACATCACCTCAGCTGCTACTATTGCCCGTAGACTGCTGTCCTCCAATCTGTTAAATAAG acGATTGCATTGGCAGTGGTGACCACCATTAGTCAACTGATGGATGCTGCTCATAGCCAATACTCTGAAGACTCTTACACAGCTATTGAGAA TCTTACTAAGACTTTGGAGGATTTTGCTTTGCACATGAGTATGAACGATACGACGTCTGGTGGCCTGGTGCAGCCAAACCTGGCAATACAATACATTAAAGTGCCGAGCGGGACACCACAAGTGCGATTCTACACACTAACAG GACCTCCAGAGACGTTTTTAGGCCTAGGCACAGAAGCTGCTGACACAAGATCCTCTTCAGGATACCCCGCTGAGATCCAGTTAACTCTTCACCTGCAAAAAGATGTCCAGAAAAACTGGG AGAACCGAAATGTAGGTATTGGAGTGGTGATGTATAAAAATGATCACTTCTTCAAGTCGAAAAGCTTTAATATGCAAATAGGCACCAAGAGAAGAGTGGTGTCAGCCAGTCTCACGGACAAACGAATACTTGATCATATAAAATTCAACATCATGCCAAAG AACATATCCGGCGTAACGCCTCACAGCTCGGCATGTGTGTTTTGGGACTACACTGAGAGACACTGGAGCACAGAGGGATGCAATAAAATACTCACTCCCTCTGGAGGCGTGGAGTGTAAATGCAACCACACCACCAACTTTGCAGTTCTAATG AGCTATAAAGCAGACTATCAATATTCTGAGGCGTTAAACTGGATAAGCATTCTTGGATGCAGTATGTCTCTTGTGGGATTGGTGCTCACTGTACTTTATCAAATTCAAACCAG GAAATCAAGAGGAACCAATTCCACCGTGGTCTTAGTAAACATCTGTGTGTGCATGACCGTCTTCTACCTGATCTTCATGTTTGCAATCAACAACCCCGTCCAGCACAAGGATCAGTCAAAATCATTGAAGAACGTTGTTCCTGCTTCAGATTGGTATCAGGAGCTGGATGAGGGTCCATGTACACCAGTCACAGCTCTGCTTCAATACTTCCTGCTCGCCACCTTTACCTGGAACATCATGTATGCCGCTCACGTGTTCTTCCTCATTAGAAATGCCGTAAATGGTCCACCAGCGGGTTTCCTTGCCTTTGCCATTACAGCCGGCTGGG GTCTGCCTGCTCTTATTGTTGGCATCTCACTGGGCACAACTTACAGTTTCAAAGACCCTTTAGGCTATAGACAAGAAGAATT TTGTTGGCTGGCGTCTCTGGATAAGGAGGGGAGGTTTGATCCTAAGCGGCCCATGTTGTGGGGTTTCTTGCTCCCTCTTGCTGTCATGCTCAGTTTTAACATCGTAGTTCTGGTGTACTTCTCTCTCACCATCTGCTGTGCAAAGCCCAACCTGAAGAG TTCACggatgactcctttaaagaaGAAGATTCTGAGTAGTTTCTCTCTGGCTGTGGTACTCGGTTTGTCTTGGGTCATTGGATACTTTGTGCTCATCACTCACGATAAAACACTTTACATCATTCTGAGTGCGCTCTTCTGTCTCTGCAACACAACACAG GGTGTTCAGATTTGTGTTTTCTTCACACTAAAGCCATTTCTCCAGAAGAAAGCTCACTATAATACGGATTTAAAGACTGAATCAAAGATGGTTCCTTAA